A part of Aphis gossypii isolate Hap1 unplaced genomic scaffold, ASM2018417v2 Contig00926, whole genome shotgun sequence genomic DNA contains:
- the LOC126555594 gene encoding uncharacterized protein LOC126555594 codes for MIRAQRIAALRVTRAYRTVSAEAALFLRELLRVIFCFWNAKESEVRSKLDDPDRADSKDEIRRAERDILLAALFSNRWSRGWRRLDAHDSSGPDERTKRCPKDLTFHVTQALTGHGCFRHYLHRMKRAPDAAVCTATTLRTLRTHDI; via the coding sequence ATGATCCGGGCACAGAGGATTGCGGCTCTCCGAGTCACGAGGGCCTACCGCACAGTCTCGGCTGAGGCAGCCTTATTTCTGCGGGAACTCCTCCGGGTGATATTCTGCTTTTGGAACGCAAAAGAGTCCGAAGTCCGAAGTAAACTTGACGACCCGGACAGAGCTGATTCTAAGGATGAAATCCGGAGAGCAGAGCGAGACATCTTGCTGGCTGCCCTGTTCTCGAACAGATGGAGTCGGGGGTGGAGGCGCCTGGACGCGCACGATTCTTCCGGACCTGATGAGAGGACGAAAAGATGCCCCAAAGACCTCACGTTTCATGTAACACAGGCTCTTACTGGACACGGGTGTTTCAGGCATTACCTACACAGGATGAAGCGCGCTCCTGATGCGGCTGTCTGTACTGCCACAACCCTGAGGACACTGCGGACACACGATATTTGA